In Indicator indicator isolate 239-I01 chromosome 7, UM_Iind_1.1, whole genome shotgun sequence, the sequence ATTGGGCTACAAGAAGACCGTTAGTAATCAGCTCATTTCAAATAAGTGTGCTGAGCAAAATGGAGAGTTCACCTTATTTTCTGAAAATTAGAAGTTTGAAGGCTATACACAATTGGTTATGATTTTGAAACCACCTTGGAAGCTGttttcaaattactttttttgaGAGTAGCGTGCACAGCTGCTATATAAAGAAGCAGACTTGCTGGGTACACAGCGTCTTTAAAAATTAGATTCCTTTGTTTTCTAAGTTCTCCTTTGCTAATACTTGAATAGGCTGCTGTGGAGTTTGGGTTTAATTCACTAGCATTACCACCACAGCTTATTTAATGCATTAGGGGACACTGGAAGAAatcttatttttctatttaatgaTAGAAAGAATGCAGGATCTGAGCCCCACTGAAACCATTGGAGTTCCCTGGATGGGTTTTGTGGATGTTACCCAGGTAAAGATCAATGATTACCACATAGGTTTACCTGTAAATTTCAGAATATTGAGCCTCATACCTATTCTACAAGGGTGCCAGGttgcagaaaaaatatttactttgttTCTTCCTTATTCTAGTATATTTGTTTTCTCTAATTCCCTGCTACATAACTAAGTAAAGTAAATCTAACAACTAAGTAATCTCTAGCATTGCATTATGATTGACATTTGTCAGCTTCCATTATGTAAGTATAATCTGACCCATGGAAGAACTGCTATCAAATGTATATTTCTTTGAAAGTTTTGGTAAAACATAATAATTTATTAAGTTTTTTCATGTCTTAAGCCATTATAAGCCATGTCTTGCTCTTGCCACACTTTCATGAACAGAGATGGTATAGTAGCTGGTGGGACTTTATTGACTGCCCCGGgtaatgttttaattttattatttttatttatttatttttagtaaaAACTGTGCTATATGGAAGAAATAGTACAAATCTGCTAAGCTTTATTATGTTGCTCATGTACTAAAggtacatatatatgtgtgggGAGAATGCATATGGAAAATGGCACCACAGACAATGTTACCCATCACAGCTGTTTCAGAGTAAGCTAGAAACTGCATCTATATAAGACTGTTCTAGTAAATTAGATTCCCGAGAACTTGGTCACCTAATAGTTTAAAATATTACTTCCCAAAATATGGATATATTAAGTTCCACCTTATCTTGACACTGCAGACATTTTTTGGAACTGTAGGTACCTTAGAGACCTGTTGCCATTCAGAAGCAGAATTACCTATGTCTTGATTGTGCCAAATTACTATCTGTGCTATtcccaaactgcagcaggattCAGAAATGAAGCATTTTACCTAGTAAGTACTATCTAATCCACATCTTACATGCTTTACACCAGTTCTTTTCATCTACCTAGCCTGGACTACATGTGGAAAGAGTTTCAGTTCTTGGGATTAGAGGGTTTGTATGATGACTAACCTGCGTTCAAAGCTTTGCTGTGTATCAGGTAGAGGAAAGACTTCAAGATAGATTGTTTATAACGTGCATACATATGTGAGTGTTAACTGATCATTTGTAAAAGGGGTATGGACTAGGATGAGCATTTTTAACTCCAGGACTAGGCTCAAAGTTGAGTAGAAGTGGTTTTAAGCGATTAAGTTATTTCTACACATATTAGAATACGTGTCCTGTGGTATTTTGTCTTAGCTAGATTAGCCAACTGATGTTAAACACCTCTATTTGTTGAAAAAGGAGCCTAAAGATGATACCTTGTAGCTGTGAATTTTGCTGAATAGAAAGCTAGGAATCATGACAAAACTTCAGTAGTTTTagtaaaatgcaaattaaaagcagaaacCATTTTAACTTTAATAGACAACAGCATTAACTGGCAAAACAGAAAAGCTGTGAAGCAGAGGTATTTTGAGCTTACAGGTGAAGGACTGATACTTCAGCTTTCTTAGGTATGTAAAACAAACCTCACCTAGAGTCAAACAGCAGAAGGTATCAGAAACAGCATTTACCTGCAAGAGCCCGGTCTTTATTGTTGGGaaatcagagaaacaaaaacTCCAGTTTGTTTATGTGAAAATGTTGTCATTTTAGGATTTTCTGCACATATACATTTTTTGAAGGATCGGTCTCTGAGCAGACTGACCAGGTGTCTTCTATGTACACAGAAACACTGACCATACCTCAATATAGTTTTCTAGCTGTGTGTAAGGTAAGTATATCCGATACAGAGCAGGGAACCAACGTTCAGAACTCTGATTATCAGGTCAGACTCTGCCTGAAAGGTAACATGCTTCCCTCAATAACAAGAGCACCTTTCCTTGTACAAAAGCcagtttttgctttttaaaaacaataaataattgTTCAAATGTCATTTAGAATAACTGAAagtttctttacatttttataCATTTTATATGTGTTTCTAAATCTGGAGTCATCTTGTAtttctaaatttattttttctgcaaTTTTGTCTTTCTatgcttaaaaaagaaaattctcagTGCTCAAAATTGCTCTGAGTATTTACAAGAGAATTGTATGCAAAACTCAAAAGGCTCATTTGTGCCCTCATAAATCTCCACTTCAGCTGTGTCAGTCAACAAACACAACACTATATAAAGGGGACTGGTATGAACTGCTTTCATTTCACTTTGAAGCAGAAGGGTAAGTTGAATTTCCTTTTCATAAATCAAAGCAACTTCAGCTTGAAGGCAAacctcttcctttttattttcgtGGTCatgtttacattttaaaattaaattttcctttattactattttttactTTGCTTATATTAGGAATTTTAGTAGATGAGGAATGCCTGAAGGTTATCAGATTGTAATGGTGATGAAGGTGGTTAAAACtgaagagttgttttttttctattttgacACAAAACTGATCAGGACTCTAACTCTGCATCATAATCCAATTATGAGCTGGATGCAGTAGCCCATTCACATGTAATTCACTGAAAGATCAGCTCCGGATGAACCATACCTGTTGTAATTGCATTTTCTTATCTCAGGGACTTAAGTATTCCTAACCAGCTAAGGTAGGTTTCTGTTAGCACTTTAGCAATCTACTCTTCAAGTCATTGGCCAGcattgatcctgctctggctggggggttggactcaatgatctcttgaggtcccttccaacctctgatatactgtgatattgtgattgTCAGAGGTGTCTACTAGTCTTCAATATAGTAAAGGGtaaacaatcatagaatcattttggttggaaaaaacctctaagatcactgagtctgaCTGTCAtcctaacaccactatggctAATAAACCGCATCCCAAagtaccatgtctacatgttttttgagcatctccagggatggtgactctactaTCCTagggaaggaggtggtggaaacacTTCAGATTTAACACATGAAATTCAACAGAATATTAATACAGCacatatgttcctgtgtggatttGAAATTTTCACTTGGTAAACTGGAAACTCTCGGCTATGAGTAAATGACACTGACATTACTGAAAAAGATTCTATATGCAGATAATGCTGAAATTTCTGACATTATTGCATGTACTTACATTCAAGGGTGTGTCCCATTGATCTGATTTTGATGAGATACTCCTCTAGAAAAACAAGTGaactctgctttaaaaataatcgGTATTGATGCAGATTTAGAACAATGTCAGGAGCCTTCTATGGTagtctggaaaacaaacaatacttgtggggtttgttttattttttttttaaggcagctTAATTTTATTATATCCATTTGATAAACAGTAATAACAATAAATTGACATTTTTATTCTACTTAGTATATGCTGTGAAACAAATACCTTGGTTTACATGATGAATCTTGCAGCATTCAAGCCAGCCAAGATTTTAGTCTCATATTTACAGGGAACTGGATTTAGAACATATTATGTGTCAATTAAAATTATCTTATCAattctgaactttttttttaaggatgtgAGTTTTTAAGAGATTGCAGTACAGGATTTTCTCTAATTCTCACcaaaagcaaagggaaggtGTATTAAATTAGTTAAATGTTTTGTATGAGAGCCAGCCCATCGAAGTCATCTCACTAGAAAGGGGATACCCATTCTAGCATCTTGAACCTTTCTTTATCACTCCTTTTTTAACTGAATAATGCCTTAAACTCTGTCTCCATGCCATAGTGTTTTACAGCCCATCAGTTCAGGTTTTATAACCACACAACATTACCAATGCTGTATGCCCACTAGCTGTGTTGTAACCCTTTTCAGTCACGATACTGCAGCACTGCAACTGTAATGCTCCTTAATGTTGCATCTGAAAGGATAAAATACGATGAATAGGATGAATACGCTTATTGCCAACCAGCAAAAAGGCATTTTCTGCAGGACTAACTCTGACATTTTCAAGCTTGTGGACTTTTGTTCAAAATAAGATAGGAATGTCAACTGAGCTATAAAATTTTTCCCATATATAAGCCATTATCAGTCTGCTTATTTCAAATAAATACACTTAAGTAGTACTGTGCTTAAAAAGATTGCCACCTAGCTCCAAACCCTCACAGTGATGTCTGTAACACATAGATTGTGCCTTTCAGGTTGGTAGCATATTCATTGGCTTCACTGACTTACTTATAACCCTCACAAACCACTAATGGCAGAGGTGTGACCAAGCTACATCTGAGCCCATCATTTCCTCAAGGATTAATCCAACAAATAGTGATGGCACAAAGGATCATTTGTCTTCACTACTCCCAAATATGTATCTGTCGTTCTGTAATGAGCACACCAACTTGTATCAGTCTGGTTTTGCATACAAGATATGCAATAGGAGCAAAATAAATCTGGGAAGTCTCTTATACCTGAACAATAGACTTCATTTAAACaaggaaagaatgtaaatttCAAGAAGGGacaaagggagggagaggggaataagggatttaaaaaaaatgttcaatTACATAAGCCAATGCCTAAAATTTCTTACAGAGTCATTGCCTGACAACTGTCTGGGTTTTACAGCTGGCCTGAGCAATCATGTTGTCTTACTCATCCTACATGCTCACAGCAGTAGCTGCTTTGCTAGCTACTTGCCATGCGCTACATGAATGTCCACAAAATACTGGAATACCTGAAATCCCTGGACTGTCTGAAAGAGGTGGTCTGAAAGGACAATCACATCTAAGTAATGGTAAGTAAACTTCCCCATTTTGCAACAAATCCTTCTCATGAAGGTTGCATTAATAAATACCACACAGAAAGACATGTGCCCTTGAGGCATTTGCTGCATtaagcagagaggggaaaagcaaaggaaagaaatgattgttttttcctttttttttaaataggtaTTTTCTCTCTACTGACAAAGGAGGGGAAATTAACTGGTCATCAATATTTAAACACATAAATATTATGTATTTGTAGTGCTTTTCCTTtgactttcaaaaaaaaaatatgcttctttcacagcagaagatttatattttttaagcatgaatgtgatggtttgaaaatgtctttttaatgtttccttgcaaagttcaaaacagagaaagagtgtaaataagtcactattgggtgtaagaaatgtTATTCCAGTATTTACAAGTGTAATTATAATGTTTCTAGCATGTTTATCTAGTATTCAAAGATGGTATGTGCAAGTGTAATCTGGTAAGGGGCACACTTTGCACTGTGTAATTCCCTTTCTATATAGAAATGCTTTATCGAGGTTCATTACCAAGACTAAAGCACCATCAAAATAATTCATAGATGTAACACATTTTAGTTAGAGTTTAAATTCTATTTCATCCAGAAATTCTCAAAATATGCATcaataggaaagaaaattatcCTACTTTTTTCCAGGTTTCACAGGACAGTCTCAAAGCCTGGTGAGCCCTCCTAGAAGAAATCGTCTTCCCTGGGAACAAggtgagaaaggagaaaaaggggaTACCACCACATGAAAAAGGCTGTTGTCCATGTAATCTGTGAGTCAAATGGACTCTATTGGGCCAGTACACTGGTTTTTTACTGATTGTGAAGTGCAGCAAGAGTTGAAGCATTTGCAACTTGAAGAGAGGGAGATGCAGCAACGATTTGTGCTTCTACACTACCAATTAGCTGAATAATAGGAACATGGTCATGGAAGTACACTAGTTGTATTCTACCCGTAGGACATTTTCATAACATTTCTATGGGTACCAAATTATCTACCTTTACACTGAGTTCTCATCCTTAACAAGCCATGATGGATGGACTGCATTTCACACAATCTCTGCAGAAATGTTCCTATACCAGTTTACTGTTTATGTTAAGATGAGATCCCACtgtaaaaaacacaaaacattcaACTAccagattaaaaaagaaaatggtatGGTGCCATAGGAACTGTTACTTCTGCAGAATCTCTTTTGTGCCTGTTCACTAATAGCATGAAGCAAATTGACAGCCATTTTCACAAACATGACAAATATAAGGAATCAAACTggaaaaagtgttttcttctctgcagaaggCAATCTCAGAGGACtgatgggttttgtttgctttagtaGAGGTTAACAATGGTGTGAAAAAATACTGGGAGAATATTTCTTTtattgtagatattgttttaaaaaatatagaGTGTGGTAGCTAGTTTTGGAAAAGGATTAGTTGTATCCAAGGAATTGTTCCTACCAGAAGAGCCTAGTTTTACTTGAGTGTataacttttattttcatctgtGCAGGTCTACCTGATTCTCTGGACACCAAAGCCCACAATGTTGTAGTAAATTTGAAACACCGACTTTCCAGACTTGAAGGCGGTAAGTTTTTTCCCACTCTTACTTTTTCATATCAGTCAGTTTTAAAAGCACAATAGGCAAAACTGATTTATAGAATCATGATTTCCAGACAAGAAATCACACTTTAAATGGTACTGTCTCAAAACTCCATTTTCTCATCCAAAGCAGAGGAGATCAGGTCTCAGTTTCCCTGAAGCAGCAGGTTTCTCTCAGGACCACTACTGTGCTTTTATGGAAAGTTTGAGTTATTTAAAATATCCAGACTGATGCTGCACTTTCTGCATGGATTCAAGGGAACTCCTAAGCCTTGTAACATATTTCTAGCATTTTTATCTATCAGCAACCAGATTGTTAAAGGTGATAAATTGTACCAAGAAATTCACAATACTTACAATTTTCTCACTTGCTGAAATCTGAAGCAAATTGATCTTCTGTAAAGAGTACACATACTATAATATGGCTGATGGCATATATAGCAAACATTAGTGAGGCAACCCTGTTTTGGAAAAAACCATGGAGGACAGTCACAAACAGCATAACAATATACTTAGTGAACTGATAAAATTTTGAAGACTGTCGTTACCCCCTTTCATCCCTTACTCTTGCCCtctatttccttctctgttctacttctaattttcttttcacctgatgatttctctttctttgctttccaatCAATGTGCCATAGGGAATTTTTTAAAGTtaagttggtttggttttttttcctctgttttagtGCTTACTTTAAAtgggaaaataagaaaagtcGGAGATAAAATATTTGCCAGCAATGGGAAGAAAGTCGATTTTACATCTGCACTAGGATCCTGTGAAGAGGCTGGAGGAACTCTTGCAACTCCCATGAATGAAGAAGAGAACAAAGCTGTGTTGAGCATTGTGAAACAGTATAACCAATATGCTTACTTGGGCATTAAAGAGGGTGAGACTCCAAGTCAATTTAAGTACATAAATAGCATGCCTCTGACTTATTCCAAGTGGCACCAATACGAGCCCAATGGCAAAGGGACAGAAAAATGCGTAGAGATGTACACTGATGGGAGCTGGAACGACAAAAAATGCAACTTCTACCGTCTCACAATCTGCGAATTTTAAAGAATGGCTTTTCAACCACCTCAGAGTATGGAGATAATTAAACATCCTGTCTCAGGCTTATGCAATTTCTGCAATTATTCTATGTCAGAAAAATCTCAaattaatcatttttttttttttaattcttctgaaAATATCAAATGTAGTGGGTGATTAACTTAAATAAAATTTTCCTAATCTGATATGTTTATCTCTTTTGGAGGATTGGGAATAGCTTagaattcatttttttcatggTACTGGAGACTGTGTCTCTGTGAAGACTAGAGGAAAATTCCAAGGCTTGTCTTGGGATATTGGGAAAGTCTGAAGTTAAAATTAGTTGTGGCTTCAGTTAGTtgtggtttagttgtcaggaggtgttaggtattaggtaaaaggttggacttgatgatctctgaggtcttttccaacctggttgattctgtgattcatagtGAAAACATTTCCGAGTATTTAATCATTTTTGCCTTACATGAGATGCAGAGAGGTTGACTTCACTAGAGCAATTCTGGTCTTAGGTTTTATACATCTCTTTCAACCTAGGGCTTGTATTGTGTCTCATTGAAGCATGCAACTATATgtaatatttataaaaatattgaCAGTATCAGTTACAATAATTTTCTTAGTTTCAGAAGCTACTCTGTATAAAACATTACTAAAAATGTTGCATTAGATCCATGCAGACATAGAAATATGCACATAAAGTACTGAATATAGACATTTTTCTTGCAAAAACATCACATTCTCTCATAAAACTATGGCTTTTGTAGTGATTGAAGGCCAGCTGTCTTCTCCTAAACCAATGAAAACCATGTACTATTTTCGTGGAATCAGGGAAGACTGGAGGTTCAATCAGTTCAAACAAACACAagctgtttctctgctgctgccatgccaaATAACTACACAATCAGACCATGACTCAAAGTTGCTAGGATCAAGAAGCATCGtttcacaaaatattttcaccTCTGTTCAGTTTGGGTAGCTGGTGAGTAGTGGGAGCTCAGTAGACTACTGTGAGTAGCAAAATCTCACACACTTACCTTGCAGTGAGGCAGTCCTGGGCTTGTCCATTACAATTTTTACACCACCTGGGGGGTGAAAAAGGAAACACTGGAGTTTAAATACGTACATAAGCCCTTCTACTTGATCCTCTCCTCCCCCACATTTACTTCTCTGCAGGGAGCCCATGGGAACCTGGGCCTGACTCTGGGCCCTGAGCTCCCTCTGTCCCTAGTTTGCACTGAAGATGAGAGGACATCTGTTCATGTGGCCATTTCAAGCCCTGTCAAGTAGGAAAGCTTTAGTGTTTTCAAATTAAGGAAGTAAGGAGTTACttttggcagcagagcagcattgcATACAGCACTCCAGCTGATCTGAGAGCAGACAGTGATTTTGAAATGGGAAAAGTACACCAAATACCATGTTTGATAGATTTCAAAGTGGGAACCTCTTCTACAAAGTAGCTTCCTTTTGAGTCCTATGACCATGATACCATTTTTGGCCAAAAATTTCAAATGGGAAGGGAATAAATCATGACAAAATTCTGATTCTTGGGGTACTTTGAGAAAAGATAAGGCTAAACTAATGCTTTAAGTTTCCTAGGCTtagctctgagctgctgcactAAATCAGCTAGAAAGAagttaaaatgtaattaaaactACCTCTACCTCTTGTGTTTTAATTATTAGTATTTTAATGAGTAAACTTTATTAGCAATTTTCAACCACACAGATTCTTCATTAGAGAAGGATGATTGCCTGACATAATTAGGCCTCATGTtgaagagagaggggaaaaaaatcatctgttaACAAATTTTTTTACCTGGGCCAAAGCCCACCTAGAAATTCATATGGCTTCAGGTGTTAAAGACAATAAGAAATACTTTTAGAACTGTATTAGCAACAGAAACAGGACTAAGGAGACTCTCTGTCCTTTGCTGGGTGCAGGGGGAATCATGCTCAAGGATAAGGAAG encodes:
- the LOC128968216 gene encoding pulmonary surfactant-associated protein A-like, which gives rise to MLSYSSYMLTAVAALLATCHALHECPQNTGIPEIPGLSERGGLPDSLDTKAHNVVVNLKHRLSRLEGVLTLNGKIRKVGDKIFASNGKKVDFTSALGSCEEAGGTLATPMNEEENKAVLSIVKQYNQYAYLGIKEGETPSQFKYINSMPLTYSKWHQYEPNGKGTEKCVEMYTDGSWNDKKCNFYRLTICEF